The Apium graveolens cultivar Ventura chromosome 3, ASM990537v1, whole genome shotgun sequence sequence tctctatctttctgagtttgatggaacataactaactctttttctaaataatcattcctctttttataagcaagattttcagaagttaatctttcacatattgaagtttgatctctataactaatgaacatggttttaagatattttctcaactcattaatatcatcagtatgaaaggcataagttttttgaggtacctttaactcggcagcttcagaactgctatcagtatttgccatcaaggcatagttcacctcactttcagaatctgaagtgtctgtccagcttttcttctttgtgacaagagccttgcctttgtcactttttcctttcttgcaatcaggagatatgtggcatttctcaccacagttgtagcatttgacatttgagtaatctcctttgtcagactttcctcctttgccttcagattttctgaaacctttcttatcagaacttgcacctttcctggaaaacttatttccccttctgaatttcctgtatgcaatctttgtgattcctttgaccataagagcacacagcttcatcatcacttcatcagggtccatctcagatagactttcagtttctgaatcctcatcaatatcagaacttgatgactcagtatcagactttgtgatgagagcatttcctttgcctttctttgagacagccactttaggggattcctccgtagccttaagagcaactgtccttgactttctcccatgcctcttgcttctttgatccatctcaagttcatgagtcttaagcataccataaatttcatcaagagtagtttcatcaagagcatagttgtctcttatagttgtggccttcaaatcccaactttcaggaagagctaaaaggaatttgagattagtatcttcaagatcatattccttatccaccagtgacagatcattcaagagtttgacaaatctatcatataaacccGTCAATGACTCATCaagttttgagtcaaagtgctcatactcttgagtgagtatattcctcatgttcttcttaattgaattagttccctggcatcttgtctccaaggcatcacatatctcctttgcagtcttgcagttaattaccttgtttgacatgacattatcaatggcactgtgcagcaaatTTCTTAgctttgcatcctttgcaatatatgagatatcttcagttgtatattaattttctcctttggtacagtatGTGCTGGTTGATttgcaactacaatagagagcttgattggcttgtgtggtccttcattaattctgtcaaggtattttggatctgtagcttccagaaacatagacatcctcaccttccatatgggatactcagaaggtttcagtatgggaactctaatagtgtcatatcgattatggatttgagtctttggagtttcttcagttttggtgggcttggttggagtttgtacttcttcagacatgattatttttggatctttactgtatgtatgttaacagatagctccgataccacttgttaggtcacacacactgtagaagggggttgaatacagtgtttactacaatcaaatcgattataagaactcaagtaacaaaacacagattttattcaacacaataaactctgttacaaagaagtgttctctctcagtgatgaacaaattatcacgagagctgctagggttacaatgaataataatctcgattatgataacacatttagtgtaaaccctatgcctgtatttatatactacacagttacaagataatcttataattgatatcgaatacaattatgcttcctaatatatatcaatcagttatcttttcttccaagaattctattcttcatagaattcttctccatgcatatctcttcttatgtttgtctcgatcttctttccttttaatcagtcgtcttccttatctgaacatctccttaagtcctgatattatctcctaataacttacgttctgacaacttaagttctgatatcttaagtcctgacttcagtataagtattgatttccagttaagtactgatttatcctgttaagtaagatctaaaaactaaacacaaatcatattagacatgacatcacaaatatatctaacattgctAAAGCtaatgagttgctcacaaatgttgatttaaagacacaactcaagatcactgctctatctaccaaacatcttcaaggtctacattcttctactcttgagaaggttgatacacaaaaggaacatgctgataagctagatctacagcttaagcttgacagGAACAGATATATCaaacctactcttgagaaaattgaagccattgagaagattcaagagaagcaacaggcccacattgatgaggtcctggctaaccaagtttctcagaaagctcaattggaagaaatccaatcttcagttgaacttcttctttctctcttacttccttaTGATGCCACAAAGGGGGAGAAgttagttaagtccaaatgctcacctactgaaatactgaaaaaaaggatgataaaagtgataacccgggaaactctgataagagtagaggtcaaggaaaagttcaaggaaaatcttctacacagaacaagtcaagttctgatgataTGAATGCTAAAAGACTAAAGTCAAGTTCTAataacaaagtctgatgtcaagttctgatattctgattcagtgaggatttaaagactctcagaagtttttacaaactctgaagctaaaggggaagcagaaaactgtttattacaaaaatcctaaaattcagacacttgatgaggagatatctagaagattatttttgaaacaaaatccaggaatggatttggaaactctcaaggaggaagaagctagatttactgctgagaagacaaatcttaagtctaaagcttctgatgcaaagaaacctccaaggcctaaggaaaaaggcattgtgatcagggaaaagtcaaattctgagacttcaaagtccaagactagatcacaaactgagattgatcctaagtcaaatgGGAAataaaaggttggtgaacctttaaagactgagaaaaaagataagttcttccattccagtctatcaaactacagtgcatgatgatgatttgatagaagatgaaactgttcaaattctgaagaaaagaaagataaatgaagaatctaaaacaacctctgacactgctcaagttgttcagaatgaataacaacaagctacagaagaaataacaaattctgatcaagttaatttggaaaagatgacaattgctgataagaagaagctgttatggaagaaaggTACTCCAGTTGAACCGaaatccaatctcttgatgaatcaacttgcaacatttggattgagatccaagcaacctagagataaagctggattaggttctgatgaagagaaaatataaacaggagtagaagttactctaagagatcctttcatgttgacagacaaaccatatgaacaaatcaaacaaaagcaccttgacaaggtgttgtctgctcaaatcgtgatagatgctcatgataaggaaaatctaaaggagaaatttattttatttctctatgatggattaacttacagactagctgatactgatgtgctaaagaagtctgtcagagaacttcaacatattcactatcttctggaagtaaaatctgatgttacaagaagatggtcggaatacattttgaaggccataagagatctattcaaaatctctggtacaaagacttctcagtatataccaatgattaatgaagatgatgaaagagaaattcctatgctgaagaattctactaaggtggaagttattctgaaaggaaaatgcttatgttataatgaaaactcttcacatcctagagttatcagacttggtgatggatttgaaagaacatcaattcaagctctcagaaatgccatttatcagattggtgatggtaaagatgaagaactgatgcaggtcaaagcacaattagttgaaattctgaggaaagctgaagacaagctggtaagagattttgttaagaatcattatggattcagattgatccagtgaagttggtaaagctataaggactgtaagttgtagttaatagtcttattaaactcttattgtatttgaacttaaatgtttttgacatcatcaaatctattaacttgtatatttcgcacaatttacaagttgggggagactattagatatatttgagatgtcatgtctaatatgtttcatgtttagttttcggatcttaacaaacaggaaatattagtacttaccggaatcagtacttactggaattcagaacttaaggatatcaggacttagtttatcagaagataaatatcagaagatggatatcagaacttaagtactggaagactaacaattaaggaaggaagctgatttacaggaaagaagatcgagactaatataaaaagaagatatgtatggaaagagttagaggacttaaagaattgtataagatatctgattgatatattttaggagatagaattatattccatatcaattagaagttatcttgtaactgtgtactatataaacacagacataggtttacactatatgtgttatcattatcgagaagatcatacattgtaatctagcagctctcgtgatatatgttcatcgctgagagagaacagttccattgtaacagagtttattatatcgaatatatctgtttactgttacttgtgttcaaaatcgatttgattgtattctacactgtattcaacccccttctatagtgttgtgtgacctaacaatctTCATTCCTATTAGTAATAAAACTCACATAATATATCATGATCCACCTTAGGAATCAACCACTTCGACATGGGACTCTTAGGGTGCGTTTTCAGAGGGAGGTTGAGGTCGATTGCTTTTCACATTTATTTCTTGAATTCTTGGACTAAATCCAGCAAGTCATAATTTATGAAAAGTGGCCACTAACAAGTGTCAAAATTTGGGCATAACAACATCCTATAAGTCATAATTTAGCATCCTAGAAGTCATAATTTATGAGAAATAACCTATGTTAAAATTTAAGCATAATAATACTCATGTGAGAACAGAATTGCTGATGAAAGACGGGCTCTAGCCGTGGGCATCGGGCAAGCCGGGTAAGTTACTGATATTCCCTCCGTCCCACTCTTTATTTAATAGTTTATTTCTTATGtttgacacgtattttaaggctACTATAATatatagttttataatttatttttaaaattttctttttggCTTAATGACCTTTTAACCCTTAAAGTATATAGTGTTATACCCATCCGTCCCAAATATTTGAACTCATAAATTTTAACCCCCAAGGTATCGAATTTCGTACCCTTTAGCCCTTTTTACCATTACCGAAATAAATCGGGGAGCCTAAAAAGACATTTTACCCTCTCCGAGTTGTACCTTTATGGGTTAAAAGGTATTTTTTTATACCTTCAGGGTTAAAAGATACATTTCTTATACCTTGAGGATTCAAAGGTTCACCATAATGTTTTTTAAGGGCTAATAAatataactagcataataactcgTGCGACGCACGCGTCATTTTCTAGAAAAAAATTTATGCattatgcaattataatgttcttagagcaactccaacattATCTTTATATAGTctcttaagtcaaattttgaagaaatggatATAAAATTTCTCTCCGACAAGCTCCATGTCCCCCTCTATAACTTTAAAAGTTTCGAATGCTTTCtcacttttaggagtgaatacctcctcctcaactattattatattatatttttcttacccgtCTATTTAACATAAATGACTTTAATGAGTAAAAATATAGAGAGAGAGTCAGTTTAAGGAGAATTGTTGGAGAAATTGTTTGATTTTGGCTTCTAAATAATTAGGAActcatttatttatattaaagTATTCATTTCTAATGGGTTGTTATACAATAATGTGAAATTTACATTACTGTTAATATtcaagttgattttaatgaaaaatattagtttttgaaattcaacgtatgtatgtatgggaAAATGTTAGCATTTTATTAACACCAttgttaacaaagtaagattaagttatatgtatgtgtgtgttagcatgcaaattattgtatgttacattttttagtaaattatgatggtttcaattatttatatgttaaatatccgatttatgtacatgtataatcattattaacatctagtgagacaattaattacttaaataacatgcatttataattattcaaaaattaaaattatgtaataaataaattgctataatttatatatggtattcacattatcactcaCAAATAattcatatctattttttacgcaactgagtatcaatcatggttgtaaaataaaagtaaattatatattttaagacttattattgatattcatgatttttttttcaacaattcgaaggaaaaattgtaattataatccttatttaaaccgtttttaagtttcttttattataactctaatatttcttcatataataatttgataatattgtatagtattctcctaaaattaaatatttttcaattcgataaagttttataaatatcagttgaacgGGTTAATtacttcaaattattgaacaatatatattttttccttaaataatataaaatgcattgaatcaaatgctacaccatagtatagatataacttttatttaaataattcaaaatattaaaataattcaaaatatttgtataatattatcttgatcaatgaatattacttatgtaaaagaattctttttaaaaggctagtttttttaaagtgaaaaatgaaaaataaatcgatttaatatatcatcatagttttaacaaatctcgtgagatctcatatcaaatttcgaatattcttaaaatcgggacaaatcccaaaatttataatgcgttaccagtgaagttggtaattttaatataaataatcaattgacttgatcatataaagacctcaaacacattaatttatattacataaaatattaaaaaaaattacattattggtaagatattctcgccgtgcttgtaatttaaatttaagaaacgacgatgtttttcggctgagtcatgtagtcaaattttgagtattttttgaacaacgggccaagttctaaaatgcattgactcattataatttgaacttatctaaatatgtaataccaatatagattattttatatataagcaattctattttcaatattttttaaaaattatatatgtacattttaattactttttataataaaaaatatgttaaaaatatatgagatatattttcaaactaaaaaatgattattaaataagataataatccatttatgtaatgtgcctaactttatatctggaattcaattctttaaaattaactgtacaaatatttaAGTAACTATCATTTTTTTGGTCGAGTTAATatctttaaaattaaataaaatattcatttagcacacttacatattatgtgtatgataaaaaaacacatgtgacaatatggttTAGTGGTATGAGGTCGTATAGGTGAATGAAATATCTCGAGTTCGATTTTCACAaaccacatcttttatataaatattaaaaataggggtagtttagtctttttaATCTCATTAATATTATCACcttctcctattatatatagaagagataaatactagttggtaacccgtgcgaagcacgggcccaaaattaaaaataatagtatcacattattatttgcataaaactgaaactcataatccgtgcaaaatacagatctaaatataatagataaaatgttgttaaaatatgtagttaaaaaatgGAAGTTAAGTGTAACTCTAAAAGTTCACCGTATATTTCTAGTTATGCATGCacctaattatttatttatacaaatctgacatgttaacttactaataagattattttaaagtaaattGACGCTTGAATGTTCagcaacaaataaaaattgaaggaaaataaaatttacagaaagtagaagttaatttttgtcagttgagattttattacataaaattttaaaaatagttagTATAAATTTTTAGTGAGTACCAGGACCTAAACATGGTTTCGcttattagtatagatagttgataGTTGATAACCTGAAACACGGGACCGACactaaaaatatcgaattaatatttgtagataattattcataatctgtgtgaaacacgaattaaaattaatatattaatataatatattaaaattgttacttgcaaaaaatagttatgtggttaaaaagAATCAGATCATTTATGAAATTTTTCACTATAATTCTagttttgcattgttttacttgatatagaaatctaacatattagttttatttttatgaAACGAATTGTATAtctatcttatgaaccaaatatctggattttagataatttaatattaattaatattatttgataattatcttataataagctttttcaatatagtttatttattattacctaattatcgataaaaattaagttataaattaaaagtaaatagatgttattaaacttaatttaatattacttaatataatttaaatacaacccataaatttgttattgttaaaatatattttttaattttaaagtaaataaacgttgtgatggacagtaactaatacgatcgttaaatcaataattttcggtttaaaagttaataaatgttactaaagtcatttgctattacttaattatttttaaaataatattatccaATTTAAAAGTAAACTGACACTAGGATTGACACTAACAAatagaaaataaagtttacagagaatagAAGTCAACTTTGCAGTTagtatttttcaaaataaaagtaaatatatgttattttacttaatttaacgtaatttaataaatttttaatataatttataaataaataaaatttacagagaaTATAAGTCAATTTGTATTAGTAATTTACTTAGTAGTTTgcaaagaaaataaaatttacaaataatGGAAGTCGATTTGTGTTAAAATTAAAGTTTATGGAGTATAGAAGTCAACTTATGTGAGataagtaccaaaatttggtatttTGGTACTGTTAGCACCAAATTATACATGATTTtgtttattaataaagagtatagacGTAAAAAAATGTATATGTTCACCCTCAAGATATTATAAATGTACTTTTTTACCCATAACGGTACAACTTGGAGGGTAAATGTCATTTTACCCCTCCATTTTATACTGGTAACGTTAAAAATGGCTAAAAGGTACGAAATTTCATACTTTAGGGGTTAAAAGGTACATGCTCAAACATTTGGGGCTGATTGGTATAACATTATATAATTTAGGGGTCAGAAGGTTATTTAGCCtatctttttaaaaaaaatgaacaACATATCTTTATTTAGaaggaaaaaaattaaaaaaatttaggCAACTACCAAGGGGTTAAATTGTATGCCGAGTCCCGTCCCCGAATGTAAAAAATTGGGTGGAACCATCCCGAGCGTAAAAAATTGGGTGGGACAAAGCCCCAATATAAAGAATTGGGTGAGTACCTTGTAATGAGGATTAAATTATTCCCTCAATATTAATTAAACAAATATATAACAAATTGAACCAAATAAATAAATGATCAATTAAATAAATAGGGGGTGGGGTGGAACTCAAATAATAGGGGGTGGGGTGGAACTCGTATGAGTATAATATTATTCCCTCAATCTTAATTGACCAAATATATAGCAGATTGAAGCAAATAGACAAATAATGAATTAAATAAATAGGGGTTGGGGTGAAACTCGAATACTATATATCCCCTCAAATTGGGCGTTGATAATAATATATGTTAACCTGCtcatataaaattttgaaataccAAAGAAAAAATTGTTGATCGGATCTTATATGATCAAACAATATTCATCTAAAGCCTCTTCAATGCCAGAAGAGGGTAAGGCGGGACTTTTAGACATCAAGCACAAAAGCTTCTTGGCATGCCGCATGCTATCACTATACTCTGCAACAACTTCTCTACGCTGTTGTTAACTTTCTTCATGTAATGCTTTATTATTTGCTTAATTCAGTGGGCAACTCATTCTTTTTCTGACTTGGCAAAAAAAAAAACTCATTATTTTTTCTGTATTGAAGCAATGATTATAGAAGTGTAGAATTTTACCAAGTCAGAAGATTAAAAAGATGTTAAACTAAACATTAAACTCGTGATACTGTATCTGCTACAAATCTCTCCTGCAATCTTTGATATTCTACCAGATACATTCATCTCTCGGTTAACACCTAGTGGATGCATTTGTTTGTCGGTAACAAGAGTTCGAGAGTTTGACAATGAGTACAGCCATCTATGTGGCGGTATTTAACTTTTTTCCATTGACCATTACCAAGTTTATTCAGCCCTACCAAGTCTTTTGCCAGTATTTAGGATAATTTGCAGGCACATAACTTTTATTATACATTTATGTACATAAAAAATGTGTCCTTATTTGTCTGTTGCTCTTTGTAAATGAGCTACTTAACTTGTAGCATATGATCTTACTGCAATTCAGAATCAAGGTAGACTAATCACAATTAGAAAAATAAGTAAATTATATGTGGTAAAATAATAAGCATGTATCTTGGACTTGGTCTCGAGTCTCTGTCTCTAACCTTTGTCTTTTACGAATAGTTGTTAGCCGTGATTGTCTAAACACAATTATGCATAATTAAATCCGTCTACAAATTTTCTCCTTCTACAGTCTATATATGTTGAAACAAATGAAAACAGCAAACATAAATAACAACTAATCTTATATGAAACAAGCAAAGGCTATGGGCGGCACTACTCTCTGCATTATTGTTGTGCTAAGCttcttgtgtagctctgcattGGCTTCTACAATGAAAGGTTCCTACTGGCCTTCCTGGTCAGTAAATTATCTTCCACCATCCGCCATAGAAACATCGTATTTCACACACATATACTACGCCTTCTTGACTCCAAATAATGTCACGTTTAAGTTTGACATTGATGATTCAACAGCTTTGTTGCTTGTTAACTTCACATCAACTATAAGAGCCAAGAATCCGACAGTTAAGACACTTTTTTCAGTTGGCGGAGCAAATGATGGTCCTGCACATTTCTCTAGAATGGCCTTAACTTGTTCAACGCGAAAAAATTTCATTGATTCAAGCATAGAAGTGGCAAGAAAATTTGGTTTTGATGGAATTGATTTGGATTGGGAATTTCCGCAAACTCCTGATGATATGGTTAATTTTGGGCTCTTAATACAAGAATGGAGAGCTGAGGTGAAAAAAGAGGCTAAAGCTACATGTAAGCCTCAGTTGCTACTTGCTGCTGCTACTTACTATTCTGCCAATGGTAATTTTACTGGGATTCCGGTAAAATACCCAGGAGCTTTAATTAGTAAAAATTTGGATTGGATCAATGCAATGAATTATGACTATTATGGTAAGTGGACTCCAAATGCTACTGGAAGTCATGCACAACTACATGATTTACAAGGGAATTTGAGCACCAGTTATGGTCTGAAGTCTTGGATCAAAGCTGGGGTTTCAAGAA is a genomic window containing:
- the LOC141710791 gene encoding class V chitinase CHIT5a-like is translated as MKQAKAMGGTTLCIIVVLSFLCSSALASTMKGSYWPSWSVNYLPPSAIETSYFTHIYYAFLTPNNVTFKFDIDDSTALLLVNFTSTIRAKNPTVKTLFSVGGANDGPAHFSRMALTCSTRKNFIDSSIEVARKFGFDGIDLDWEFPQTPDDMVNFGLLIQEWRAEVKKEAKATCKPQLLLAAATYYSANGNFTGIPVKYPGALISKNLDWINAMNYDYYGKWTPNATGSHAQLHDLQGNLSTSYGLKSWIKAGVSRKKVIMGLPLYGKTWNLKNPEVNGLKAPAMGVGPGVEGILTYSQLENYNVVNNATVVYDAASVSTYSFAGSTWIGYDDIVSTTVKIGYAQSLRIGGYFFWAMNGDHNWSISRTASQLWID